One genomic segment of Mycolicibacterium gilvum includes these proteins:
- a CDS encoding class I SAM-dependent methyltransferase has product MSDVVDNPFFARLWTAMSSREPESLRRLRRDNLAGLTGRVLEVGAGTGTNFEFYPSTVTEVVAVEPERRLAVLAEQAAAGAAVPVTVSTDTVEQFADAKPFDAVVCSLVLCSVDDPEQVVSQLFSVLKPGGELRYLEHVASDGAARGRLQRFADATFWPRLLGNCHTHRRTEDTITRAGFRVDDARREWTFPAWVPVPVAEFAIGVARRP; this is encoded by the coding sequence ATGAGCGACGTCGTCGATAATCCGTTTTTCGCCCGGCTCTGGACGGCGATGTCGTCGCGGGAGCCGGAATCGCTGCGGCGCCTGCGCCGCGACAACCTCGCCGGGCTGACCGGCCGGGTCCTCGAGGTCGGCGCCGGGACCGGCACCAACTTCGAGTTCTACCCGTCGACCGTCACCGAGGTGGTGGCGGTCGAGCCCGAACGGCGCCTCGCGGTCCTGGCCGAGCAGGCCGCTGCCGGCGCGGCGGTACCGGTGACCGTCAGCACCGACACCGTCGAACAGTTCGCCGACGCGAAGCCGTTCGACGCGGTGGTGTGCTCACTGGTGCTGTGTTCGGTCGACGACCCGGAACAGGTTGTCTCACAGCTCTTCTCGGTGTTGAAGCCGGGCGGTGAGCTGCGGTATCTGGAGCATGTGGCCAGTGACGGCGCCGCCCGCGGACGTCTGCAACGGTTCGCCGACGCAACCTTCTGGCCGCGCCTGCTGGGAAACTGTCACACCCATCGCCGCACGGAAGACACGATCACCCGGGCGGGGTTCCGCGTCGATGACGCCCGTCGCGAATGGACGTTCCCGGCGTGGGTTCCGGTGCCCGTCGCCGAGTTCGCGATCGGCGTGGCCCGCCGTCCGTAG
- a CDS encoding cation acetate symporter, translating to MTGSPLTAVALLAAAVATVAIGAYGVRFSRTTSDFLVASRTVGSRWNAAAISGEYLSAASFLGVAGLIAKYGADALWYPVGFTAGYLGLLLFVAAPLRRSGAYTVPDFAEFRLGSTRLRKVAMLVVVVICIFYLVPQYQGAGLALKTLLGTPVWLGPLAVGAIVIMNVVAGGMRSITFVQAFQYWLKLTAVAIPALALAGLFLSDRGGDLGGPLPPTVHQETTVQIETDVVVQVAEPAGITVTGTLDNRDVEGVPIGSAGRHTLGAGSSLTLAAGAATPVVDGTPSAGADWISSGGGLGGQHPLYQVLSIMVATFLGTMGLPHVLVRFYTNPDGRAARRTALAVIALLSLFYLFPTLLGVFSRWYVPQLLITGTADAAVLLAPGSAIGGAAGQLLAALVAAGAIAAFLATSSGLLVSFAGALATDVLPGRVRDFRVAAVVGGLIPIPLALAASGDLELSRSVGLAFAVAASTLCPLLVLGIWWRGLTARGAMSGLAVGGLLSGGAVTVAVAGGIDENALGGWPAVLIGYPAALSVPLAFATMILVSRFTRDEVPPDVAQTFARMHVPENLGMGIERLPRA from the coding sequence GTGACCGGATCACCGCTGACGGCTGTCGCGCTGCTCGCCGCGGCGGTGGCGACCGTCGCGATCGGCGCCTACGGCGTGCGGTTCTCGCGCACCACCTCCGACTTCCTGGTCGCGTCCCGCACGGTCGGTTCGCGGTGGAACGCCGCGGCGATCTCCGGTGAATACCTGTCGGCCGCATCCTTTCTGGGTGTCGCCGGGTTGATCGCCAAGTACGGCGCCGACGCACTGTGGTACCCGGTCGGGTTCACGGCGGGCTATCTGGGACTGCTGCTGTTCGTCGCCGCCCCGCTGCGCCGGTCGGGCGCCTACACCGTCCCTGATTTCGCCGAGTTCCGGCTCGGATCAACACGATTGCGCAAGGTCGCGATGCTCGTCGTCGTGGTGATCTGCATCTTCTATCTGGTCCCGCAGTACCAGGGCGCCGGGTTGGCGTTGAAAACCCTTCTCGGCACGCCGGTCTGGCTCGGGCCGCTGGCCGTGGGCGCCATCGTGATCATGAACGTCGTCGCCGGCGGGATGCGCTCGATCACGTTCGTTCAGGCGTTCCAGTACTGGCTCAAGCTCACCGCCGTCGCGATCCCCGCGCTCGCGCTGGCAGGCCTGTTCCTGTCCGATCGCGGCGGCGACCTCGGCGGACCGCTCCCGCCGACCGTGCACCAGGAGACGACCGTCCAGATCGAGACCGACGTCGTCGTCCAGGTCGCCGAACCCGCGGGCATCACGGTCACCGGCACCCTCGACAACCGTGACGTCGAGGGCGTCCCCATCGGCTCGGCGGGTCGGCACACCCTGGGCGCGGGCAGCAGCCTGACGCTGGCGGCGGGCGCAGCCACCCCGGTGGTCGACGGGACGCCGAGCGCCGGCGCGGACTGGATCTCCTCCGGCGGGGGGCTGGGCGGACAGCATCCGCTGTATCAGGTGTTGTCGATCATGGTCGCGACGTTCCTGGGCACCATGGGCCTGCCGCACGTGCTGGTCCGGTTCTACACCAACCCCGACGGGCGGGCCGCCCGTCGCACGGCGCTCGCGGTCATCGCGCTGCTGTCGCTGTTCTACCTGTTCCCGACGTTGCTCGGGGTCTTCTCCCGGTGGTACGTCCCGCAGTTGCTGATCACCGGTACCGCCGATGCCGCCGTGCTACTGGCACCGGGATCGGCGATCGGGGGTGCGGCCGGTCAACTGCTCGCGGCGCTGGTGGCCGCCGGTGCGATCGCAGCGTTCCTGGCGACGTCGTCGGGGCTGCTGGTGAGTTTCGCGGGTGCGCTGGCCACCGACGTGCTGCCCGGCCGCGTCCGGGACTTCCGGGTGGCCGCCGTCGTCGGCGGACTGATACCGATCCCGTTGGCGCTGGCGGCTTCCGGTGACCTGGAGCTGTCCCGCAGCGTCGGGTTGGCGTTCGCGGTCGCGGCGTCGACGCTGTGCCCGCTGCTGGTCCTCGGCATCTGGTGGCGCGGTCTGACCGCGCGCGGCGCGATGTCGGGTCTGGCCGTCGGCGGGCTGCTCTCCGGCGGCGCGGTGACCGTCGCGGTGGCCGGCGGCATCGACGAGAACGCCCTCGGTGGCTGGCCGGCGGTGCTGATCGGCTATCCCGCCGCCCTCAGCGTGCCACTCGCGTTCGCGACGATGATCCTGGTCAGCCGGTTCACCCGCGACGAGGTGCCCCCCGACGTCGCGCAGACGTTCGCGCGGATGCACGTGCCGGAGAACCTGGGCATGGGAATCGAGCGTCTGCCGCGCGCCTGA
- a CDS encoding GntR family transcriptional regulator: MGDLGDWVKVDPHAARPLFDQLRTQIIAGVRDGELAPGTRLPTVRELAGQVNLAVNTVARAYRELEAAGILETRGRFGTFVARADPADVAMATAANTYVSAARALGVEKDEALRYIESAFG; encoded by the coding sequence GTGGGGGATTTGGGGGATTGGGTAAAGGTTGATCCGCACGCGGCCAGGCCGCTGTTCGATCAGCTCAGGACGCAGATCATCGCGGGGGTCCGGGACGGCGAGCTTGCTCCCGGCACCCGGCTGCCGACGGTCCGTGAGCTGGCCGGCCAGGTCAATCTGGCGGTGAACACGGTGGCGCGGGCCTATCGGGAGCTGGAGGCCGCGGGAATCCTGGAGACCAGGGGCCGTTTCGGCACCTTCGTGGCGCGCGCCGATCCGGCCGACGTGGCGATGGCCACCGCCGCGAACACCTACGTCTCCGCGGCGCGTGCGCTCGGCGTCGAGAAGGACGAGGCGCTGCGCTACATCGAGAGCGCGTTCGGCTGA
- a CDS encoding class I SAM-dependent methyltransferase yields MSPTDKHSADLTGVSETALMTLLVRATEARRPDSLIDDPMAVKLVDSLDFDRAKFGFVRRQDMAVRALVFDKWTRRYLVDHPRATVVALAEGLQTSFYRLDSGPESVGHDFRWLTVDLPPMIDLRTKLLPPSDRVRTLAQSALDFSWMDQVDTSEGVFITAEGLLMYLQPAEAMSLITECAARFPGGQMIFDLPPSAFAFLVGRGVRASLRYRVPPMPFSLTIAEAADLVNTVPGVRAVHDLPAEHARGRLINALLWTAQRVPLLDPIRPMFTLLEFG; encoded by the coding sequence ATGAGCCCCACCGACAAGCACTCCGCCGACCTCACCGGGGTGTCGGAGACCGCGTTGATGACGCTGCTGGTCCGGGCGACCGAGGCGCGCCGGCCCGATTCCCTGATCGACGACCCGATGGCCGTCAAGCTCGTCGACTCGCTCGACTTCGACCGCGCCAAGTTCGGTTTCGTGCGACGCCAGGACATGGCGGTGCGCGCGCTGGTCTTCGACAAGTGGACGCGACGGTATCTGGTGGACCACCCCCGGGCGACGGTCGTCGCGCTGGCCGAAGGTCTGCAGACGTCCTTCTACCGGCTCGACTCCGGCCCCGAGAGCGTCGGCCACGATTTCCGCTGGCTCACCGTCGATCTGCCTCCGATGATCGACCTGCGCACCAAGCTGCTGCCGCCGTCCGACCGCGTCCGCACGCTCGCGCAGTCGGCACTCGACTTCAGCTGGATGGATCAGGTCGACACCAGCGAGGGCGTGTTCATCACCGCCGAGGGACTGCTGATGTATCTGCAACCCGCCGAGGCGATGTCGTTGATCACCGAATGCGCAGCCCGCTTCCCGGGCGGCCAGATGATCTTCGACCTGCCGCCGTCTGCCTTCGCGTTCCTGGTCGGTCGCGGGGTGCGCGCCTCCCTGCGCTACCGCGTCCCGCCGATGCCGTTTTCGCTGACGATCGCCGAGGCCGCCGACCTGGTCAACACCGTCCCCGGCGTGCGGGCCGTGCACGATCTGCCCGCCGAGCACGCGCGCGGACGCCTGATCAACGCGCTGCTGTGGACGGCGCAGCGGGTCCCGCTGCTCGATCCGATCCGGCCGATGTTCACGCTGCTGGAGTTCGGCTGA
- a CDS encoding NAD-dependent deacylase, giving the protein MQVTVFSGAGISAESGVPTFRDVETGLWAKVDPYEISSADGWRAHPDRVWAWYLWRHHMMSAVGPNNAHRAVAAWEDYADVHVVTQNVDNLHERAGSRRVYHVHGSLFDFHCDTCRSAYCGPVPDMPEPVESVDPPVCEACGGLIRPDVVWFGEALPDDAWERSVEAVAGADLVVVVGTSSVVYPAAGLPEMALANGTPVIEVNPEPTPLSSSATVTLREKASTALPGLLQRLPALLT; this is encoded by the coding sequence GTGCAGGTGACGGTATTCAGCGGCGCCGGGATCTCCGCCGAGAGCGGCGTCCCGACGTTCCGCGACGTCGAGACGGGGCTGTGGGCGAAAGTCGACCCGTACGAGATCTCCAGCGCCGACGGTTGGCGCGCACACCCCGACCGGGTGTGGGCCTGGTATCTGTGGCGCCACCACATGATGAGCGCGGTCGGACCCAACAACGCCCACCGCGCCGTCGCGGCGTGGGAGGACTACGCCGACGTGCACGTCGTCACCCAGAACGTGGACAACCTGCACGAGCGCGCGGGCAGTCGTCGGGTGTACCACGTGCACGGCAGCCTGTTCGACTTTCATTGCGACACATGCCGATCCGCCTACTGCGGCCCGGTCCCCGACATGCCCGAACCGGTCGAGTCCGTCGACCCGCCCGTATGCGAGGCGTGTGGCGGGCTGATCCGGCCCGACGTCGTGTGGTTCGGCGAGGCACTTCCCGACGATGCCTGGGAGCGCTCGGTCGAGGCGGTCGCCGGCGCGGACCTGGTCGTCGTGGTCGGCACGTCGTCGGTGGTCTACCCGGCGGCGGGTCTTCCGGAGATGGCGCTGGCCAACGGAACACCGGTCATCGAGGTCAATCCCGAACCGACGCCGTTGTCGTCGAGCGCGACCGTGACACTGCGCGAGAAGGCCTCGACCGCGCTGCCGGGACTGCTGCAGCGGTTGCCCGCGCTGCTCACCTAA
- a CDS encoding DoxX family protein, with the protein MDDITTTPSRLSTPARNVDATLDVGLLVLRLGLGAAFLHAAFLKLSNFPTTIQFMADAGWRLPAFAAFMVTATETLAGIGVVLGVMTPLAASAGLGAMLCAWAVNVSAGAVWEDPFNAPFLIGLGAATLLATGAGGYAVDARVLSRFSWSPRVKVILLVLAFVTAVVTWVALYGVNPIHFGAV; encoded by the coding sequence ATGGACGACATCACCACCACCCCTTCCCGACTGTCGACGCCCGCACGGAACGTCGACGCGACCCTGGACGTGGGCCTGCTGGTTCTGCGCCTGGGGCTCGGCGCAGCCTTTCTGCACGCCGCGTTCCTGAAGCTCTCCAACTTCCCGACGACGATCCAGTTCATGGCCGATGCGGGATGGAGGCTTCCCGCGTTCGCCGCGTTCATGGTCACCGCCACCGAGACGCTCGCCGGCATCGGAGTGGTCCTGGGCGTGATGACGCCGCTGGCCGCGTCGGCCGGCCTCGGTGCGATGCTCTGCGCCTGGGCGGTGAACGTCTCGGCGGGCGCCGTGTGGGAGGACCCGTTCAACGCGCCGTTCCTGATCGGCCTGGGCGCCGCCACACTGTTGGCGACCGGGGCGGGCGGCTACGCGGTCGACGCCCGCGTACTCTCCCGTTTCTCCTGGTCACCGCGGGTCAAGGTGATCCTGCTCGTCCTGGCCTTCGTCACCGCGGTCGTCACATGGGTGGCGCTCTACGGCGTGAACCCGATTCATTTCGGCGCTGTGTAG
- a CDS encoding solute symporter family protein, whose product MTTLLAQSETVGNPLANIGIFSLFVVVTMIVVIRASKRNATADEFFTGGRGFSGPQNGIAIAGDYLSAASFLGIAGAIAVYGYDGFLYSIGFLVAWLVALLLVAELLRNTGRFTMADVLSFRLKQRPVRLAAATNTLTVSLFYLLAQMAGAGGLVALLLDINSRAGQSVVIAVVGVLMIVYVLVGGMKGTTWVQIIKAVLLIAGAGFMTVMVLAKFGLNFSEILGSAQSAISGATTAGVADRDVLAPGAQYGGSLTSQINFISLALALVLGTAGLPHVLMRFYTVPTAKEARRSVVWAIALIGAFYLFTLVLGYGAAALVGPDRILGAAGGVNSAAPLLAFELGGVILLGVISAVAFATILAVVAGLTITASASFAHDIYASVLKSHKVTEAEQVKVSRITAVVLGILAIGLGILANGQNIAFLVALAFAVAAAANLPTIIYSLYWKRFNTRGALWSMYGGLISTIVLIVFSPAVSGSKTAMIPGADFAFFPLANPGIVSIPLAFILGIVGTLTSPDDEDPKVAAEMEVRSLTGIGAEKAVSH is encoded by the coding sequence ATGACCACCCTGCTGGCGCAATCCGAGACGGTCGGCAACCCGCTGGCCAACATCGGCATCTTCAGCCTGTTCGTCGTGGTCACGATGATCGTCGTGATCCGGGCGAGCAAGCGCAACGCCACCGCCGACGAGTTCTTCACCGGCGGCCGCGGCTTCTCCGGACCGCAGAACGGCATCGCGATCGCCGGTGACTACCTGTCGGCGGCCAGCTTCCTCGGCATCGCCGGCGCGATCGCGGTGTACGGGTACGACGGCTTCCTGTACTCGATCGGCTTCCTGGTCGCGTGGCTGGTCGCCCTGCTGCTGGTGGCCGAATTGCTCCGCAACACAGGACGATTCACCATGGCCGACGTGCTGAGCTTCCGGCTCAAGCAACGCCCGGTCCGGCTGGCCGCGGCCACCAACACCCTGACGGTGTCGCTGTTCTACCTGCTGGCCCAGATGGCCGGCGCCGGCGGCCTGGTCGCCCTGCTGCTCGACATCAACAGCCGCGCAGGGCAGTCCGTCGTGATCGCCGTGGTCGGCGTGCTGATGATCGTCTACGTCCTGGTCGGCGGCATGAAGGGCACGACGTGGGTGCAGATCATCAAGGCCGTGCTGCTGATCGCCGGTGCCGGCTTCATGACGGTGATGGTGCTCGCGAAGTTCGGGCTGAACTTCTCCGAGATCCTCGGCTCCGCCCAGTCGGCCATCAGCGGTGCGACCACCGCGGGCGTCGCCGATCGTGACGTGCTGGCCCCCGGCGCGCAGTACGGCGGTTCGCTGACCTCGCAGATCAACTTCATCTCCCTGGCGCTGGCGCTGGTGCTGGGCACCGCGGGTCTGCCGCACGTGCTGATGCGCTTCTACACGGTGCCGACCGCCAAAGAAGCCCGGCGCTCGGTGGTGTGGGCGATCGCGTTGATCGGCGCCTTCTACCTGTTCACCCTGGTGCTCGGCTACGGAGCCGCGGCGCTGGTCGGTCCGGACCGCATCCTCGGCGCGGCCGGCGGTGTCAACTCGGCGGCCCCGTTGCTGGCCTTCGAGCTCGGCGGCGTGATCCTGCTCGGCGTCATCTCCGCGGTCGCGTTCGCGACCATCCTCGCGGTGGTGGCGGGGCTGACGATCACCGCGTCGGCATCGTTCGCCCACGACATCTACGCGTCGGTGTTGAAGTCGCACAAGGTGACCGAGGCCGAGCAGGTGAAGGTCTCGCGGATCACCGCCGTCGTGCTCGGCATCCTCGCGATCGGCCTGGGCATCCTGGCCAACGGGCAGAACATCGCGTTCCTGGTGGCGCTGGCGTTCGCGGTGGCGGCGGCGGCGAACCTGCCGACGATCATCTACTCGCTGTACTGGAAGCGGTTCAACACCCGTGGCGCGCTGTGGAGCATGTACGGCGGTCTGATCTCGACCATCGTGCTGATCGTGTTCTCCCCGGCGGTGTCCGGATCGAAGACCGCGATGATCCCGGGCGCGGACTTCGCGTTCTTCCCGCTGGCCAACCCCGGCATCGTGTCCATCCCGCTGGCCTTCATCCTGGGCATCGTCGGCACGCTGACCTCACCTGACGACGAGGACCCGAAGGTCGCTGCCGAGATGGAGGTCCGCTCGCTGACCGGCATCGGGGCCGAGAAGGCCGTGTCCCACTAG
- a CDS encoding MMPL family transporter: MLHRIARLAIAAPRRVLMAALLVAIACGVFGIPVVTHLSAGGFQDPTSESARATQMLVDTFGQGDMELILAVTSDDGAQSPAARDVGVELVERLSDSPHVAAITSAWTSPPSAAPALISEDGRTGLIVAGITGGESGAQKHAKALTDELVYDRDGVTVRAGGAAMTYVQINTQTEKDLLLMESIAIPLSFVVLVWVFGGLLAAALPLAVGVFAILGSMAVLRGFTLVTDVSIFALNLSIAMGLALAIDYTLLIISRYRDELADGHDRDTALLRTMTTAGRTVVFSAMTVALSMVAMVLFPMYFLKSFAYAGIAVVSFAALAAIVVTPAAIALAGDRLDALDVRRLVRRILGRPDPVAKPVEQNFWYRSTTFVMRRSIPIGGAVVVLLVLLGAPFLGATWGFPDDRVLPETASARQIGDELRADFAVDSSTNVVVVLPDADGISREDFDAYAIALSGVADVSSVSAPSGTFIGGARAGPPSAATGSADGSAFLTIGSRAPLFTDASEVQLDRLHAIAPPGDRQVLLTGLAQINRDSADAITSRLPLVLAVIAAITFVLLFVLTGSVVLPLKALVLNVLSLTAAFGALVWIFQEGHLGALGTTPTGTLVATMPVLLFCIAFGLSMDYEVFLVSRIREYWLETGENGRSVALGLARTGRVVTAAALVMSISFAALIAAQVSFMRMFGVGLTLAVLVDATLVRMLLVPAFMHLLGRWNWWAPPPLARLHARIGVSETVPQRV, translated from the coding sequence GTGCTCCATCGCATCGCACGGCTCGCCATCGCCGCACCGCGCCGCGTCCTCATGGCAGCCCTGCTCGTCGCGATCGCCTGCGGCGTCTTCGGCATTCCCGTCGTCACCCATCTGTCCGCCGGCGGATTCCAGGACCCGACGTCGGAGTCCGCGCGGGCCACCCAGATGCTCGTCGACACGTTCGGGCAGGGCGACATGGAGCTGATCCTGGCCGTCACCTCCGATGACGGCGCCCAGAGCCCAGCGGCGCGCGACGTCGGCGTCGAGCTTGTCGAGCGACTGTCCGACTCGCCGCACGTCGCGGCGATCACGTCGGCCTGGACCTCGCCCCCGTCTGCGGCACCCGCACTGATCAGCGAGGACGGCCGCACCGGGCTGATCGTCGCCGGCATCACCGGCGGCGAGAGCGGGGCGCAGAAACACGCCAAGGCCCTCACCGACGAGCTCGTGTACGACCGGGACGGCGTCACCGTCCGCGCCGGCGGCGCCGCGATGACCTACGTCCAGATCAACACGCAGACCGAGAAGGATCTGCTGCTGATGGAGTCCATCGCGATCCCGCTGAGCTTCGTGGTGCTGGTGTGGGTCTTCGGCGGTCTGCTCGCCGCGGCGCTGCCGCTGGCCGTCGGCGTGTTCGCGATCCTCGGTTCGATGGCGGTGCTGCGCGGGTTCACCCTCGTCACCGACGTGTCGATCTTCGCGCTGAACCTGTCGATCGCGATGGGCCTGGCCCTGGCCATCGACTACACCCTGCTCATCATCAGCCGATACCGCGACGAATTGGCCGACGGGCACGACCGGGATACCGCGTTGCTGCGCACGATGACGACCGCGGGCCGCACGGTGGTGTTCTCGGCGATGACGGTGGCCCTGTCGATGGTTGCGATGGTGCTGTTCCCGATGTACTTCCTGAAGTCGTTCGCCTATGCGGGCATCGCGGTGGTGTCGTTCGCGGCGCTGGCCGCGATCGTCGTGACACCCGCCGCCATCGCGCTGGCCGGAGACCGGCTGGACGCCCTCGACGTGCGACGGCTTGTCCGCCGGATCCTGGGCAGACCCGACCCGGTCGCCAAGCCGGTCGAGCAGAACTTCTGGTACCGGTCGACGACGTTCGTGATGCGGCGGTCGATCCCGATCGGCGGTGCCGTCGTCGTGCTGCTGGTGCTGCTCGGCGCGCCGTTCCTCGGCGCCACCTGGGGGTTCCCCGATGACCGGGTGCTCCCGGAGACCGCGTCGGCGCGCCAGATCGGCGATGAACTGAGAGCGGACTTCGCGGTCGACTCGTCGACCAACGTCGTCGTTGTGCTTCCCGACGCGGATGGCATCAGCCGAGAGGACTTCGACGCATACGCCATCGCGCTGTCGGGCGTCGCGGACGTGTCCTCGGTATCGGCTCCCAGCGGGACGTTCATTGGGGGCGCCAGGGCAGGACCACCCTCTGCGGCAACGGGTTCGGCCGACGGATCGGCGTTCTTGACGATCGGCAGCAGGGCGCCGCTGTTCACCGATGCGTCCGAGGTGCAGCTGGACCGCCTGCACGCGATCGCGCCGCCGGGAGATCGCCAGGTCCTGCTGACCGGCCTGGCGCAGATCAACCGGGACAGCGCCGACGCGATCACCTCGCGGCTGCCGCTGGTCCTCGCGGTGATCGCGGCGATCACCTTCGTGCTGCTGTTCGTGCTGACCGGCAGCGTGGTGCTGCCGTTGAAAGCCCTGGTGCTCAACGTGTTGTCCCTGACGGCCGCCTTCGGGGCGCTGGTGTGGATCTTCCAGGAGGGTCACCTCGGGGCGTTGGGCACGACGCCGACCGGCACGCTGGTCGCCACCATGCCGGTGCTGTTGTTCTGCATCGCGTTCGGCCTGTCGATGGACTACGAGGTGTTCCTGGTCTCTCGGATCCGCGAATACTGGCTGGAGACCGGCGAGAACGGCAGGAGCGTCGCGCTCGGTCTCGCCCGCACCGGGCGCGTCGTCACCGCCGCCGCGCTCGTGATGTCGATATCGTTCGCCGCGTTGATCGCCGCCCAGGTGTCGTTCATGCGCATGTTCGGTGTCGGGCTCACCCTCGCCGTGCTCGTGGATGCGACCCTGGTACGGATGCTTCTCGTGCCCGCCTTCATGCACCTGCTGGGCCGCTGGAACTGGTGGGCGCCCCCGCCGTTGGCGCGGTTGCACGCCCGCATCGGTGTCAGCGAGACGGTGCCCCAGCGTGTCTGA
- a CDS encoding DUF5302 domain-containing protein produces the protein MASNESAESGEDDSKRKFREALERKNAKAVSGSSHRDGGAKQSRGAHGPVENRREFRRKSG, from the coding sequence ATGGCATCGAACGAGTCCGCAGAGTCCGGCGAGGACGACAGCAAACGCAAGTTCCGGGAAGCTCTGGAACGCAAGAATGCCAAGGCGGTCAGCGGCTCGTCGCACCGCGACGGCGGCGCCAAGCAGTCGCGCGGCGCGCACGGCCCGGTCGAGAACCGCCGGGAGTTCCGCCGCAAGAGCGGCTGA
- a CDS encoding DUF485 domain-containing protein — protein MSETNLPIRPEAISGDRYLEVQASPEFQELRSRLRRFVFPMTAVFLVWYTTYVLLGAFATDFMATKVWGDVNVGLLIGLGQFLSTFLITGLYVRFANRELDPRAEAIRTQLESEIR, from the coding sequence GTGTCCGAGACCAACCTTCCGATTCGCCCGGAAGCCATCAGCGGCGATCGCTATCTAGAAGTCCAGGCCAGTCCCGAGTTCCAGGAGTTGCGGAGCCGTCTGCGCCGCTTCGTGTTCCCGATGACGGCGGTCTTCCTCGTCTGGTACACGACCTATGTCCTGCTGGGCGCGTTCGCCACCGACTTCATGGCCACCAAGGTGTGGGGCGACGTCAACGTCGGCCTGCTCATCGGCCTGGGCCAGTTCCTGTCGACGTTCCTGATCACCGGTCTGTATGTCCGCTTCGCCAACCGCGAACTCGATCCGCGCGCCGAGGCGATCCGCACCCAACTGGAGAGTGAGATCCGATGA
- a CDS encoding PPOX class F420-dependent oxidoreductase: MTRDVFDDKLLALLAGNSLGVLATLKRDGRPQLSNVSYFFDPRALTISVSITEPRAKTRNLRRDPRAAIHVSSDDGWAYAVAEGDAVLSPPAANPDDDTVAGLVELYRSLAGEHPDWDDYRRAMVDDRRVLMTLPISHVYGMPPGKR; this comes from the coding sequence ATGACGCGCGATGTCTTCGACGACAAGCTGCTGGCGCTGCTCGCCGGGAACTCGCTCGGTGTGCTGGCCACCCTGAAGCGCGACGGCCGGCCTCAACTGTCGAACGTGTCGTACTTCTTCGATCCGCGCGCGCTGACGATCTCGGTGTCGATCACCGAACCGCGGGCCAAGACGCGCAACCTGCGGCGGGACCCGCGCGCCGCGATCCACGTCAGCTCCGACGACGGGTGGGCCTACGCCGTCGCCGAGGGCGACGCCGTCCTGTCGCCGCCCGCGGCGAACCCCGACGACGACACCGTCGCCGGTCTGGTCGAGCTCTACCGCAGCCTTGCCGGCGAACACCCCGACTGGGACGACTACCGCCGGGCGATGGTCGACGATCGCCGGGTGCTGATGACGCTGCCGATCTCGCACGTGTACGGCATGCCGCCGGGGAAGCGCTGA
- a CDS encoding TetR/AcrR family transcriptional regulator yields MSEHGVRRRRAPRGAGEHLRDEILDAATELLLESGDEKAVSVRSVAERVGVTPPSLYLHFADKNALLDAVCGRYFEKLDEQMQAVAAACPSTIEVLRAQGLAYVRFALQTPELYRIATMGHGNPGSGVDLTLNSAAFVHMRASVEALIAEGVYPPGDPTVFALELWTCAHGIAAQLISRPYLPWGDVEQFADRVLRAVCIGHMVSVAIGPDENAMDTVNWLKEVVDERRRR; encoded by the coding sequence GTGTCTGAGCACGGCGTGCGCCGGCGTCGTGCCCCGCGCGGGGCAGGGGAGCACCTGCGCGACGAGATCCTCGACGCCGCAACCGAACTGCTACTCGAGTCCGGGGACGAGAAGGCCGTCTCCGTGCGGTCGGTCGCCGAGCGCGTCGGGGTGACCCCGCCGTCGCTGTACCTGCACTTCGCCGACAAGAACGCGCTGCTCGACGCCGTCTGCGGCCGCTACTTCGAGAAGCTCGACGAACAGATGCAGGCCGTCGCGGCCGCCTGCCCGTCGACGATCGAGGTGTTGCGCGCGCAGGGCCTGGCCTACGTCCGGTTCGCCCTGCAGACCCCCGAGCTCTACCGGATCGCGACGATGGGCCACGGCAACCCCGGCAGCGGCGTGGACCTGACCCTGAACAGCGCGGCGTTCGTGCACATGCGCGCGTCGGTCGAGGCGCTGATCGCCGAGGGCGTCTACCCGCCCGGTGATCCGACCGTATTCGCGCTCGAACTCTGGACATGCGCCCACGGTATTGCCGCACAATTGATCTCGCGTCCCTACCTGCCCTGGGGGGATGTCGAGCAGTTCGCCGACCGGGTCCTGCGCGCCGTGTGTATCGGCCACATGGTGTCGGTGGCGATCGGGCCCGACGAGAATGCCATGGACACAGTGAACTGGCTGAAGGAGGTCGTCGATGAGCGACGTCGTCGATAA